From Zhongshania aliphaticivorans, one genomic window encodes:
- a CDS encoding ATP-binding protein, whose product MMTARAKTSIEHLAIIAEHMLASDHGESLQQIATAALEEQAVRAVGIYNAKLQRVAQAGPRSNLPDEQIVQGSATAQLYFEKDGLFILQPIFSPADHDVAPLGWVGMQFNWQQLEIQQYQTLLIGTVFLICSIIICILLCSYINQLLTRDLNTLRQTVRRMATGPKNFHAHIPGNDEFSEIAEELNLLNNAQQNELQELQRNIEQSNTDLRETLETVEVQNIELDLARREAVNASRIKSEFLANTSHEIRTPLNGIIGFSNILLKSELEIRQREAIETINSSANSLLTIINDILDFSKLEAGKLVLDSAPVNLRELIEDTLQILAPGATDKSLELILTIQQGCPKTVLADALRLKQILTNLINNAIKFTQAGHILINVLSSDHNEQHAAVTIQVSDTGIGLSKEQQKKIFKDFAQADASITRQYGGTGLGLVIVKGLIEQMGGEIGIESELGQGTTFWFTINFPIAHNAIKLRDFTTLKNKSLELYDPSPLHANSLKMLFNSWGLVVRHYNNIDHVQADADYLVICVNNHDERAGNFITRLNSSAIILSPFTHDPDESDQHYYLSKPISHIKLFDALNRGVKAAPRSKASSYSNISILAVDDNPSNLHILDRFLSDLGVTTTSAKDGSEAVEQCTKQRFDLIFMDIQMPKMDGIETSRRIRANGLNRETPIIALSAYLSPENPLQLREAGINDYLSKPVTEHQLDELLHNYLVEANQVEVPRPVDISQCLKLSKGRPALAAEMLGMLLECLLNSKNELIAAQQHNDLSSLTEVNHSLKGACCYTGTPILHRRVIELEKALENNEEINNAVVNVIAAIDELLQWQDQHELSAVFES is encoded by the coding sequence ATGATGACCGCGCGCGCAAAGACCTCGATTGAGCACCTCGCGATTATTGCCGAACATATGCTGGCATCAGATCATGGCGAGTCTTTACAACAAATTGCCACGGCCGCGCTTGAGGAGCAAGCCGTTAGAGCCGTGGGAATTTACAACGCTAAATTACAGCGTGTCGCCCAAGCTGGCCCTAGATCAAACTTGCCTGACGAACAAATAGTGCAAGGCAGCGCCACTGCGCAACTGTATTTTGAAAAAGACGGCCTTTTTATTCTGCAACCCATATTTAGCCCCGCCGACCATGACGTGGCACCCTTAGGCTGGGTGGGGATGCAATTTAACTGGCAGCAACTTGAAATTCAGCAATACCAAACCCTACTTATTGGCACAGTATTTTTAATCTGCTCCATTATTATTTGCATCCTGCTGTGTAGCTATATCAATCAACTGTTAACCAGAGACTTAAACACTCTGCGCCAGACCGTGAGACGGATGGCCACCGGCCCCAAAAATTTCCACGCACACATTCCGGGCAATGATGAATTCAGTGAAATTGCCGAAGAGCTAAACCTGCTCAATAATGCCCAGCAAAACGAGCTACAGGAACTGCAGCGAAATATTGAACAAAGCAATACCGATTTACGAGAGACCCTAGAAACCGTTGAAGTTCAAAATATCGAACTGGACCTAGCAAGACGTGAAGCGGTCAATGCTAGCCGGATTAAATCGGAGTTTTTAGCCAATACCAGCCACGAAATTCGCACGCCACTCAATGGCATCATTGGGTTTAGCAATATTTTGCTGAAATCAGAGCTGGAAATTCGTCAGCGTGAAGCAATTGAAACCATCAATAGTTCGGCCAATAGTCTGTTAACCATTATTAATGACATTTTGGACTTTTCAAAGCTCGAAGCGGGCAAATTGGTGCTCGATAGCGCGCCAGTCAATCTCCGCGAGCTTATTGAAGATACCTTACAAATTCTCGCCCCTGGCGCCACGGATAAATCGCTAGAATTGATTCTAACGATCCAGCAAGGATGCCCCAAAACCGTATTAGCTGACGCCCTACGTTTAAAGCAAATCCTGACTAACCTAATTAATAATGCCATTAAATTCACACAGGCTGGCCATATTCTAATAAACGTTCTGAGCAGTGACCACAACGAGCAACATGCCGCAGTTACTATCCAAGTCAGCGATACCGGAATTGGCCTATCCAAAGAACAGCAAAAGAAAATATTTAAAGATTTTGCTCAAGCCGACGCGTCAATAACCCGTCAATACGGTGGCACTGGACTAGGACTGGTCATTGTCAAAGGCTTAATTGAACAAATGGGCGGTGAAATCGGTATCGAAAGCGAGCTGGGGCAAGGTACTACATTCTGGTTTACAATCAACTTCCCGATTGCCCACAATGCTATTAAATTACGCGATTTCACCACACTTAAGAATAAATCTCTTGAGCTATATGACCCGAGTCCATTGCATGCAAACTCGCTCAAGATGCTTTTCAATAGCTGGGGTTTGGTCGTTCGTCATTACAATAATATTGATCATGTGCAGGCCGACGCCGATTACCTCGTTATTTGTGTTAACAACCATGATGAACGCGCAGGGAATTTTATAACGCGCCTAAATAGCTCGGCCATTATCCTCAGCCCCTTCACGCATGACCCTGACGAGAGTGACCAGCATTACTATCTGAGCAAGCCCATCTCGCATATTAAATTATTTGACGCACTCAACCGGGGAGTAAAGGCTGCCCCGCGCAGTAAAGCGTCCTCCTATTCTAATATCAGTATTTTAGCGGTAGATGACAATCCCTCAAACCTACATATTTTAGATCGATTCTTAAGCGATTTAGGTGTCACCACGACCAGCGCCAAAGACGGCAGCGAGGCTGTCGAGCAGTGCACAAAGCAGCGCTTTGATCTTATTTTTATGGACATTCAAATGCCCAAAATGGACGGCATAGAAACTAGCCGCCGCATTCGCGCCAATGGCCTAAACCGAGAAACGCCCATCATCGCGCTCTCAGCCTATCTGTCGCCGGAAAATCCATTGCAACTGCGGGAAGCAGGTATTAACGATTACCTCAGCAAGCCGGTTACCGAGCATCAACTCGATGAACTTCTTCATAACTATTTAGTGGAAGCAAACCAAGTTGAAGTACCGCGACCGGTAGATATCTCGCAATGCTTAAAATTGAGTAAGGGGCGGCCAGCTCTTGCGGCAGAAATGCTTGGCATGCTTTTGGAATGTTTACTCAACAGTAAAAATGAGCTTATAGCTGCCCAGCAGCACAATGACCTTAGCAGTCTCACAGAAGTAAACCACAGCCTCAAAGGCGCCTGCTGCTACACTGGCACACCCATTTTACACCGCCGTGTTATCGAGCTTGAAAAGGCGCTTGAGAATAACGAAGAAATTAATAACGCGGTTGTTAATGTCATCGCCGCTATCGACGAATTATTACAATGGCAAGATCAACACGAACTCAGTGCCGTATTCGAAAGCTAA
- the era gene encoding GTPase Era translates to MSSSGEDTQLGPQRCGFVAIIGRPNVGKSTLLNHILGQKLSITSRKPQTTRHQVLGIKTEGEVQAIYVDTPGMHLKEEKALNRYMNKTASAAIKDVDLILFLVDRDRWTDDDEMVLRILENARSPVVLVINKVDRLDDKGQLLPLISELQSKYKFADVVPVSALQGHNREELEKVIARFLPENDHMYPEDQITNRSERFLAAELVREKIMRQLGEEIPYSMTVEIEEFSESPRLLEISALILVERDGQKKIIIGEGGSRLRQIGTEARKDMERAFDNKVMLRLWVKVKSGWSDDERALRSLGYTDINLK, encoded by the coding sequence ATGAGTTCGAGTGGAGAAGATACACAGTTGGGACCACAGCGCTGCGGCTTTGTGGCCATTATTGGTCGTCCCAATGTCGGTAAATCGACTTTGCTTAACCATATTCTCGGGCAGAAGCTCAGTATTACCTCGCGCAAACCCCAGACTACACGTCATCAGGTTTTGGGCATTAAGACTGAAGGTGAGGTCCAAGCGATTTATGTCGATACTCCAGGGATGCACTTAAAAGAAGAGAAGGCCCTAAATCGCTACATGAATAAAACCGCGAGTGCGGCGATTAAAGATGTTGATTTGATCCTATTCTTGGTCGATCGAGATCGCTGGACCGACGACGACGAGATGGTGTTAAGAATTCTCGAAAATGCGCGCAGCCCCGTCGTTCTGGTTATTAATAAGGTAGATCGACTGGACGACAAAGGCCAGCTGCTGCCATTAATTAGCGAATTACAGAGCAAATACAAATTTGCGGATGTCGTGCCTGTGTCTGCATTGCAGGGCCATAATCGCGAAGAGTTGGAAAAGGTGATCGCGCGCTTCTTGCCTGAAAACGACCATATGTATCCTGAGGATCAAATAACCAACCGCAGCGAGCGCTTTTTGGCGGCAGAGTTGGTGCGGGAAAAGATTATGCGTCAGTTGGGGGAGGAAATTCCCTACTCAATGACCGTAGAAATTGAAGAGTTTAGCGAGTCTCCGCGTTTACTCGAGATCAGCGCATTGATTCTGGTGGAGCGCGACGGTCAGAAAAAGATCATTATCGGTGAGGGTGGTAGTCGCCTTCGTCAAATCGGTACTGAGGCCCGTAAAGACATGGAGCGCGCTTTTGACAATAAAGTCATGCTGCGCCTGTGGGTTAAAGTGAAGTCTGGCTGGTCAGACGACGAGCGTGCTTTACGTAGCCTAGGCTATACCGATATTAATTTGAAGTAA
- the cysM gene encoding cysteine synthase CysM, whose translation MKAFPTIDQYIGNTPLVRLQRLPGNTSNTILVKLEGNNPAGSVKDRPALSMIEHAEQRGDIVPGDTLIEATSGNTGIALAMAAAIKGYKMILIMPSHMSVERKLAMAAYGAKLVEVSQTSGMEGARDLALEMQAAGKGKVLDQFSNIDNPKAHYDSTGPEIWQQTDGRITHFVSSMGTTGTIMGVSRYLKEKNPSIEVIGLQPDGSSSIPGIRRWPEAYLPSIYDSARVDRVIDMDQVTAENTMRALAAQEGIFCGVSSGGAVAGALRISENLENAIIVAIVCDRGDRYLSTGVFDAALAN comes from the coding sequence ATGAAAGCGTTTCCAACGATTGATCAGTATATAGGTAACACGCCCTTAGTACGGTTACAGCGTTTGCCGGGCAATACGAGCAATACGATTTTGGTCAAGCTCGAAGGTAATAACCCGGCTGGTTCAGTTAAAGATCGTCCCGCGCTGAGTATGATTGAACATGCCGAACAGCGCGGAGATATTGTACCCGGTGATACGCTAATCGAGGCCACCAGCGGCAATACTGGCATCGCGCTGGCCATGGCAGCGGCAATAAAGGGCTATAAGATGATTCTTATCATGCCCAGCCATATGAGCGTAGAGCGTAAACTGGCAATGGCGGCCTACGGCGCCAAGCTCGTTGAGGTATCCCAAACCTCGGGGATGGAAGGGGCCAGGGATTTGGCGCTGGAGATGCAAGCGGCAGGTAAGGGCAAGGTCTTGGACCAGTTCTCTAATATTGATAACCCCAAAGCTCATTACGACAGTACTGGCCCGGAAATCTGGCAGCAAACAGACGGCCGCATTACCCACTTTGTAAGCTCCATGGGCACCACGGGCACCATAATGGGTGTATCTCGCTATTTAAAGGAGAAAAATCCCAGTATTGAAGTCATAGGTTTACAGCCAGATGGCAGTTCAAGTATTCCGGGTATTCGGCGTTGGCCCGAGGCATATTTGCCTAGTATCTATGACTCTGCGCGAGTTGATCGGGTTATTGATATGGACCAAGTGACGGCGGAGAACACAATGCGCGCGCTCGCGGCGCAAGAGGGTATTTTTTGCGGTGTGTCCTCGGGAGGCGCAGTGGCTGGCGCCTTGAGAATCAGTGAAAATCTTGAAAATGCGATTATCGTAGCAATTGTATGTGACCGAGGTGATCGGTACTTGTCAACGGGTGTGTTCGATGCCGCCTTGGCCAACTAG
- the rnc gene encoding ribonuclease III, producing MASLDEVCQKIGYHFKDSELLTMAMTHRSFSAVNNERVEFLGDSLLNMIIAEALYLRFPDVDEGDLSRIRSLLVSGKTLATVAVEFELGRFLRLGAGEKNSGGQRRASTLADAVEALIGAIYLESGFEVCRERVLAWFAPRLASLNPEVSHKDPKTRLQEFLQGRKQPLPDYQLVETAGADHQQTFIVSCSISLLKSSVSASGSSRRKAEQAAAEKVLLALKEIE from the coding sequence TTGGCTAGTTTAGACGAAGTTTGCCAGAAAATTGGCTATCATTTTAAGGATAGCGAGTTACTGACGATGGCAATGACCCATCGCAGCTTTAGCGCGGTGAATAATGAGCGAGTCGAATTTTTAGGTGACTCGCTACTTAATATGATTATTGCTGAAGCCTTGTATCTTCGTTTTCCGGATGTCGATGAGGGTGATTTAAGTCGAATTCGCTCGCTACTTGTCAGTGGCAAGACCTTGGCTACGGTCGCCGTAGAATTTGAATTAGGTCGTTTCTTACGCCTGGGCGCTGGTGAAAAGAACAGCGGCGGGCAGCGCCGAGCCTCAACACTAGCTGATGCGGTTGAGGCACTTATTGGTGCGATTTATTTAGAATCTGGCTTTGAAGTGTGTCGCGAAAGAGTGTTAGCGTGGTTTGCACCTCGATTAGCATCTCTGAATCCCGAGGTCAGCCATAAAGACCCGAAAACGCGCTTGCAGGAATTTTTACAAGGGCGTAAGCAACCTTTGCCAGATTACCAGCTGGTTGAAACCGCTGGTGCTGATCATCAGCAGACCTTTATTGTGTCCTGCTCAATTAGCCTATTAAAATCGTCTGTTTCCGCCTCTGGAAGTAGTCGTCGTAAAGCTGAACAAGCCGCCGCCGAAAAGGTGTTGTTGGCATTAAAGGAAATAGAATGA
- a CDS encoding DUF4845 domain-containing protein — protein sequence MKAKQQGMSMLSALCVLGVVLFFATLAVRLAPIYLDYWTLSRIITDITEESRTSDATPASVRRELSNRFITNRVESVDLKDIKISSDKTGIIIDARYEKRVPIMFNVDAVVHFDDAQFLVPRT from the coding sequence ATGAAAGCAAAACAGCAAGGTATGAGTATGCTCTCCGCGCTGTGCGTGTTGGGCGTGGTCTTGTTTTTTGCCACTCTGGCCGTACGCTTGGCGCCAATCTACCTGGATTATTGGACGCTCAGCCGTATTATTACGGATATAACGGAAGAATCTCGCACCAGCGATGCGACGCCGGCCTCGGTTAGAAGAGAGCTGTCGAACCGGTTCATCACTAACCGGGTAGAGTCAGTAGACTTGAAAGACATTAAAATTAGCAGCGATAAAACAGGCATTATCATCGATGCTCGATATGAGAAAAGGGTACCCATTATGTTCAATGTTGACGCCGTGGTGCACTTTGACGACGCTCAGTTTCTTGTGCCTCGGACTTGA
- the recO gene encoding DNA repair protein RecO, translated as MNRVDGEACFVLHIRPYRDTSALVNFFSPNYGRFTCVAKGLRGGGKSRQSWRANLQAFNLVSVSWQGRSELKSLLDVQHQASYCLQGRALFCGLYVNELLERLLHQHDPQADIFVLYTQCLTRLIGGVELEESLRRFEFGLLEKLGYGLNFTHCNRSGQAFSPDRFYIFHPDEGLILADEEVTTSRFSGEVLLQLASGDFSGDAQLAAKRLSRLALHGLLGSKPLRSRALFTAAVKVE; from the coding sequence ATGAATCGCGTTGATGGCGAAGCGTGTTTTGTTCTGCATATTCGACCATACCGCGATACTAGCGCCCTTGTTAATTTCTTTAGCCCTAATTACGGCCGTTTCACCTGCGTTGCTAAGGGTTTGCGTGGCGGTGGTAAGTCGAGGCAGTCCTGGCGAGCGAATCTGCAGGCTTTTAACTTGGTGTCAGTCAGTTGGCAGGGGCGAAGTGAGTTAAAATCCCTTCTCGACGTACAGCATCAGGCAAGCTACTGCTTACAGGGCAGAGCCTTGTTTTGTGGTTTGTATGTTAATGAGCTGCTTGAGCGCCTCCTGCATCAACATGACCCTCAAGCCGACATTTTTGTATTGTATACCCAATGTTTGACGCGGCTTATTGGCGGTGTTGAGCTCGAAGAAAGTCTTCGGCGTTTTGAGTTTGGCTTATTGGAAAAGCTGGGCTACGGATTAAATTTTACCCACTGCAATCGTTCTGGCCAGGCATTTAGTCCTGATAGATTTTATATTTTTCACCCCGACGAAGGTTTAATCTTGGCCGACGAAGAGGTAACGACGTCGCGATTTTCCGGCGAGGTCCTGTTACAGCTGGCTAGCGGGGATTTTAGTGGTGACGCGCAGCTGGCTGCAAAACGGCTCAGTAGATTAGCGCTGCATGGTTTGCTTGGAAGTAAACCGCTGCGCAGTCGCGCGCTATTTACGGCCGCGGTAAAAGTGGAGTAA
- the lepB gene encoding signal peptidase I encodes MVNLILISVAALSLVVWLVQEVKGRRQMQQALQWCSEKRTASDAATLRQQALPGWIEWSYRLVLLGWFVWIASVVLIKDGDFALALVVLTIIAGIIGGLDRFVFEKARQAYVSAGNVAVYITYFIKKDQDSLKNEFAGPLPIAENARSFFPVLLVVLVLRSFVIEPFQIPSASMVPSLEVGDYILVNKFNYGLRLPVLGTKIFEVGEPKRGDVMVFFPPNDKRYFIKRVIGLPGDEIRYINKQLYINDELVQQTVLAEVPPLQPITQVIKEQLDNVDHLVHHDKRIYRGDFVTTVKPGHYFMMGDNRDNSSDSRVWGQVPEQNIVGQAFAIWMHWQSFNDLPSFSRVGRIR; translated from the coding sequence ATGGTAAATTTGATTCTAATCTCGGTTGCGGCGCTTTCTTTAGTCGTATGGTTAGTCCAAGAAGTGAAAGGCCGCCGCCAGATGCAGCAGGCCTTGCAGTGGTGTTCAGAAAAGCGCACCGCCAGCGATGCGGCTACTTTGCGTCAACAGGCGTTGCCCGGCTGGATCGAGTGGAGCTATCGGCTGGTCTTGCTGGGCTGGTTTGTGTGGATTGCCAGTGTGGTGCTGATTAAGGACGGGGACTTTGCCTTAGCCTTAGTGGTGTTAACGATAATCGCCGGCATCATTGGTGGGCTTGACCGCTTTGTCTTTGAAAAGGCTCGTCAAGCCTATGTCAGCGCCGGCAACGTCGCGGTCTATATCACCTATTTTATTAAAAAAGACCAAGATTCACTTAAAAATGAATTTGCTGGACCCTTGCCGATTGCTGAAAACGCACGGTCATTCTTTCCGGTACTTTTAGTGGTTTTGGTGTTGCGCTCTTTTGTGATTGAACCCTTTCAAATTCCGTCTGCATCGATGGTGCCGAGTTTGGAGGTGGGGGATTACATACTGGTAAATAAATTCAACTACGGTTTGCGTTTGCCGGTGTTGGGCACCAAAATTTTTGAGGTTGGGGAACCAAAACGTGGCGACGTAATGGTGTTTTTCCCGCCAAATGATAAGCGATACTTTATTAAGCGGGTAATTGGGTTACCCGGCGATGAAATTCGCTATATCAACAAACAGCTCTATATTAATGATGAGCTAGTGCAGCAAACTGTGCTGGCCGAAGTGCCGCCGCTGCAGCCAATTACTCAAGTTATTAAAGAGCAATTGGATAATGTTGACCATTTAGTGCACCACGATAAGCGAATTTATCGTGGTGACTTTGTCACCACCGTTAAACCTGGTCATTACTTTATGATGGGTGATAATCGTGACAATAGCAGCGATAGTCGAGTGTGGGGGCAGGTGCCGGAGCAAAACATTGTCGGTCAGGCCTTTGCTATATGGATGCATTGGCAGTCCTTCAATGATTTACCCAGTTTTAGTCGCGTAGGCCGCATACGCTAA